The genomic DNA CGCCGTCACTTCATCGGGACTGCCGCAGCCTATACGGGGTTGGCCTGCTTTGCTCCCGCGCTCCAAACACTGGCCGTCGGCAAACGCACGGCAACCGACCAGGTACCCTTGGGGAAAACCGGACTGATGATCAGCCGGCTGGGATTTGGCACCGGCAGCAATAGCGGCAATATTCAGTTTAATCTGGGCAAGGAGGAGTTTATCAAGCTAATCCGCTACGCCTATGACCAGGGTATCACGTATTTCGACGCTGCCCAAAGTTACAAAACCTTCGGCTGGATTGGCGACGCCATCAAGGATTTGCCGCGCGAGAAGGTATTGATTCAGTCCAAAATTGGCGGGCAACCCAAGGATATCCTGGCGGCGATTGACAACCACCGCAAAACCTTCAATACCGACTATGTGGACAGCCTGCTCATTCACTGCATGATCAAGGATGGCTGGACGGACGGGTATAAACGCATCATGGACGGCTTCAACGAGGCCAAGGAGAAAAAGTGGATTCGGTCCAAGGGCGTGTCCTGTCACAGCCTGCCAGCGCTGCGGGCGGCCAATGAATCGTCCTGGACGGAAGTACATTTGGTGCGCGTCAACCCGCAGGCGGTGTGGATTGACGGCCCGGAACAGGCGGTTAACAAATCGGGCGATAATATTGATCCGGTGATGGCCGAACTCAAGGCCATGCACGCCAAGGGCCGTGGCATCATCGGCATGAAGATTATTGGCAATGGCCAATTCACCAACGCCGAAGATCGGGAAAAATCCATCCGCTTCGCCATGTCCCGCCCGGAAATTCACTCGGTGGTGATTGGTTTCAAGAGCAAGGCGGAGATTGATGAAGCCATTCAGCGCATGAATGCCGCGTTGACGTGAAGTGGAGAGTTGAAGCGTCTTCTGCATTTTACACTTGAGCATCGAGGCCATCATGCAAACACTCATCCCATGAATAACCGCATCCAAAAACGTTGGTTTGGAATATTGGCGCTGACCTTACTGCTGGCCATGAGCCATTCGCTGGTCACTGCCGCCGAAGTATTGATTGTGGCGGATGAGTTTCCGGCCATGGAATTACTGGCCGGCCAACTAAAGGCGCAGGAGAAGCTCGAATGCCAGATCGTCGCGCAGACGAATATGCCCGCCCAATTGGACGGTTACCAGGCGGTGGTGGTGTATGTGCAT from Verrucomicrobiota bacterium includes the following:
- a CDS encoding aldo/keto reductase, translating into MKKITLSRRHFIGTAAAYTGLACFAPALQTLAVGKRTATDQVPLGKTGLMISRLGFGTGSNSGNIQFNLGKEEFIKLIRYAYDQGITYFDAAQSYKTFGWIGDAIKDLPREKVLIQSKIGGQPKDILAAIDNHRKTFNTDYVDSLLIHCMIKDGWTDGYKRIMDGFNEAKEKKWIRSKGVSCHSLPALRAANESSWTEVHLVRVNPQAVWIDGPEQAVNKSGDNIDPVMAELKAMHAKGRGIIGMKIIGNGQFTNAEDREKSIRFAMSRPEIHSVVIGFKSKAEIDEAIQRMNAALT